Sequence from the Temnothorax longispinosus isolate EJ_2023e chromosome 6, Tlon_JGU_v1, whole genome shotgun sequence genome:
CGCTCACACATATTTGACAAGTTTCACAGACTCGCTGCAAATACTCTATTCAACATATCACACAAATCtccaattatttctgtttataCAATTGTATGAAAATTATTCACGGTAATACCACTTAGTTGGCATCCACTCGTACGAAAAGCAATAAAATGTTCAGCACTATCATTAGACAGTCTTTTCATTTACAAGTGATTAGTAGAATTTCAAactttgcataattatattaaattttaacaagtttATCTGtgttaagatatatatagtcGCGCATATTCTTCATAAGTTTAACTTTTAACGTCCAACGGCAGTGGAAGTGGGACACCCCGTAGCTAACGCTAACTGCAATCCGAAGCCGGTTTAAAGTTTCCACGCTACCCCGCTCCCTAAATCGAGTTGGCATCGGGGCGTCCCTCCGCGTCCAGCATGCATGCGCCCTTGGGAGTGTACAGCCGGGTGGATTATTAACCACAGGACGCGGGTTGCAGCCGGCGCGGGCGGTTGAATTTCCTCGAGGCGGCGGCCCATTTGCTCGAGAAGCCGCGCCTCTACGCAATTTATATAACTgcgcataattaatttatatgtaattccGCTCGTGAAAAACACCGAAGGAACTCGGCGACGTGCACTCGAGAACGCGTCTTTAATGAGCTCGATGACATCAATTTCTTCGTAATTGCGCGGGACAATAGCAACGGCTCGAGGCGTCTTGTGTAGCTGTACGTCTCGACGCTCATATTCGCCTATGAAGCGAATTTCAGGAGGGGACAGTCGTGTCCGGATactcaaatattattttgtttgtacCGAGCAAATACGCAACGGCTGGATAGTACATTCCTAGTAAAggaatctgaaaaaaattcccCCGTGGTATTGGGAGGATCGTATCGAGAGCAAACACGGCGAAAAGCTAAAACGAGATAATGCCACGGTTACTTTCTAACggtcactttttttttttaaccgcTCTCTAGACTATTTTTGTGTATCCAGATAAATGTACACTCATATCTTACTTATGGTCATATCTTACTTACATCTTATACGTTATTTATATCCTGCATATCTGTTTATATCTCGTTTATACCTGATTTATATCTTtacgcgtttatttttttacatgtttttatactaaatatttCCAGCGCATTGATCGAGTGAATTCTTTCCTGTCCTTCACTTTTTCAGATTCAGGAAATTGCGATTTGTACACGGTCATTTCCGGCTGTTTCGGGGATCGTTGCCCAATCTCTTTGCAAATTTAGGAGCCTTCACAAAAGAAAAgggataaaaaaaaggatatgAACGGTCGTCCGAGAAACTCGTAAAGCCATTTCAGAGTGCATTTGGACATTGACAACACGTAATATTCGcaacaatgagaaaaaaagcTGTCGTATGGACATGCCTGTTGTACCTGTATTGTTTCGATCAAGAGACGAGAATGTTTGTCCTATGCAAGCAGTTTCAGAAAAGAGTTACGTGCAGAAAGATAGAGGAAGAATAAACATGTGAaagtctttttcttttgtaaattacGAAGTATCGTAGTAAAAGGATTGAACAGATATAAATTCCAGGTATATATGTCCAAAGTGCTGTAGAAGACCTTCGTTTTACATCATTATGCCATTATTGATGAAGTTACAGCAAAAATATACgaacaattttgttttttaacggACATGTTTGTAATTATTCACATTGCCGATTTGTATAATGAAATCTATATTGCCTGCATATCGAGAAAACAGTATAAGATAGTTTACAAGTACAGCctcatagaaaaaaattaaaaagataaaacaatatttatatgtgataatattgtatgtgataatttattatctgtttAATATCCCCACAATTGGTCTCAACCGCGAAAAGTTAGAAATTATATCCAGTCAAAAAAACATTGAGAAGCAAATAGTATTCTTTGCgcaatatattgtattatagtGCTGAACTCTAGGTATTCAAGGATGTTTTTTGAAGTTTTGacgtattttatgtattttacggAATGAAAGGAGATACTCGTAAATCTTAGATTCTTCGCGTATACCCTTTTCTGCACTACCCTTTTTTTACCCCTTTTTTTATGGGCATTCTTGCGAAACAAAGGACCTTGAAGAGAAAGTTTTAATTCAAAGACTAAAgaacaatgttaaaaaaaagatgtttcGCTCCAAGGGGAATAAAATAAGCCTTTCCGGATTTGACGAAGATACGCTAATACGATAAATTAAAGTGAACGAAACGGTTAAATTTGCACCGAGTCACGGTAAGTCACAGTAATAACTTGAAAGACAAATCAGAAACATAAAAACGTTTTGCGAAGGTGATTTCCAAAGTTTTTTCAGTACATGGAAATCATCCTACCGAACAAATTAATCTattgtatcaaaattataagcGGAAAAATCACATTTGTCCAAAGTTATTTCTGCAAGCCCATCAGgagatacatatatgttacagGGAATTCGtgtaattcgtttttttttcgcaaaatccCTAGAAAATCCACAAAAAAAACTGGGATACTGTGGGGAATGAActcgacatatatatactatattatatataaaaatactataaatatacttaaatatattatattaaataaaaacttgtattttatGGCGTAAgctatgaaaaaataatttcttttaaaacatttcaaaaaagctTTTCCAAGATAAAGTCGACGAAAATTTTTTGGTTGCATGATTTGCCATTCTTTATCAAACAAAtgttgcattttatataagagaatatatgaaaagaagatatacgataatataataatctcgATAAACGATAcaaattgtaagataaattatatgttgCAAATGGcttgtacaatttattttacaaatgaaTACGCGTACATATACTACAACTTGCACATACACTTCGTACCTATACGTATAATAGATTCTACctagtaatattatatgtcaTGAGTTTGTGTGTGAAATAAATACTGgtcaacattttataaaaaggatCGAAAGCTCTagcaaatatatctttaatctATTGGCGGATCCGTTTGAACGGTTTTGCTTTCTACAGAACATTCTTGGTTTAAGGAACcgtatttatttgcaatatttactATTTCTCGAAGCGTGGCATTCTCCTCCTTCAAAGTGTGAAGCGCCTCCTTCTCCTTCAATTCATTCTCCTCATCTAAGGCAGCGGCTGTCTTCATTACGGCTgccatttcattaattttctctGCTTGACTGGTTATTATCtgtaaattaacaatatacatatattaataaaatatatatatgtgaacacattgtattttttaatctcttgCATTGTAGTTTCTGAGTTAGATTAATAagcaaatctattttattaataataaatagtaagAATTTTAGATAGAGGATTATAAAtcttaacttatttattatttaagacagaaatatttttacttacattaGCGTATTTAGAATTGTGCATGGATGAATAATCAGTTTTGCTGAGACGTAATAAAGAGGCAGTTTGCTGTCGGTATTTGGACATTATGAGCTCAAGCGCATGCTGGTGGTCTTCTAAGGCGTTTCTCAACTCCTTATTCTCTGACTGTATTTCTCGCAAGTGTTTATTTTCCCTTTGGATTCCAGCGATCAGTTGCAGGTGCGGTCTTTGTTTTGCttctgtatttaaaatttctacttCCTCTTGATACtgcagatataaaattataaacacatAATATAGCAAACTATATAACTTCAGTACttgtaatatatgcatatttgtaaaatatatctctatTATCTACCTGTTTCATGTTATCAATTTGTCCATACACAGCCTCTACCTCACTTATCAGGGTATCTGCAGTGT
This genomic interval carries:
- the LOC139814512 gene encoding FGFR1 oncogene partner 2 homolog; this translates as MSLTFQQIILDAKKLVIRFSDHENTADTLISEVEAVYGQIDNMKQYQEEVEILNTEAKQRPHLQLIAGIQRENKHLREIQSENKELRNALEDHQHALELIMSKYRQQTASLLRLSKTDYSSMHNSKYANIITSQAEKINEMAAVMKTAAALDEENELKEKEALHTLKEENATLREIVNIANKYGSLNQECSVESKTVQTDPPID